The Penaeus monodon isolate SGIC_2016 chromosome 17, NSTDA_Pmon_1, whole genome shotgun sequence genome contains the following window.
gtaaaaacagtctttactcccatacctaaaaaggtgacgcactccaatgcaacaataataggacaattgcctttaaaaagtcacagcagcaaaattttgttgaaaatttttgctgaaagaatgaagttgaagttaagagaggaaattgcagacgaacaagcaggttttcgccctggaaaaggtaccagaaaccagattctaaatttaaaattgatcatagagaaaaacagagaacatcaaaagacctatacctgtgtttcatcgattatgtgaaagcttttgatactgttgatcacgatatcctctggaataacatgtacgatatgaagtttccaaaacacatcatccatttaataaaagccttgtatgaccaacaacaagcagctgtaagaaccacttatggattaacagaatggttcgaagtcaaacaaggagtacgacagggttgcattctgtctccgcacctctttaatatatattctgaaacaattatgagaggtgctctagagaattttgaaggaactgtggatgttggaggatacaaaatatcaaatctgaggtacgccgatgatatagttttgattgccagcagtatcactgaactacaacaactactagataagttagagaagcaagcgaaaaggctggcttatttcttaatgccaagaaaactaagatcatgaagattcaaagataactggcaatgaaacaatgatgaacatgttacaatcaatggaatgattgtggaaaatgtgaaagagttcacttatcttggagctgtttaactaatacatatgatgattcaccggagataaaagaagaattaccattgcgaaaagcgccacaattgctctcaataacatctggaaagaccgaagcattaccttacggacaaagctgaggttattgaactcattagttttcccaattgcatcatatggttctgagtgttgggtgttgaagtagatagacaagaaaaagatcaatagttttgaaatgtggtgttacagacgagtactgcgtattagctggacagagaagaagacgaatgatgaagtgctgagaaaaataaattgtagagaccgactgttggacatcttgaacaagaggaaaattaaagtttattggtcatgtaatgagaagtaaaagtattgagaaaaacttgctaaaagggatggtgataggaaacagaggaagaggcaaaccgaagacaagactgagcgacaatatcaaagatatttgcgggctgtcgatggtataagtggaaagaaaagcgtaagatcgagtttagtggcgaaggatggtggagaggtccacggctgctcaaacatgagcataccgttattgatgatctctatttacccggcaagagagagagagagagagagagagagagagagagagagagaaaagagagagagagagagagaaaaaaagatgagagagagagagagagagaaagagagagagaggagagagagagagagagagagagagaaagagagagagagagagagagagagagagagagagagagagagagagagagagagagagaggagagagagagagaagaggagaaggaagagaagagagagagagagagagagagagagagagagagagagagagagagagagagtagaagaggcgggagcgagaggaggaagagggaaaagagcgaGATTTATCTTCCCGTCCTCGCTTCCCTCTCGTTTTCCCATCGTCTTCCGTAAACATCTTTGAGCATCTCCTCCTCCCAACCgcctgtgtctctgtttctggtTCTTCCCTCTCCGCGTCCACACCTCACTCGCTGTCTCCACATCCACCTCCAGCTCCACTCCCACCACCTAATCCACAGCGTGACAATAAACCATCCCCCACCTACGCCTattttgcgcacacacacacaaacatacaaacaagcaaacaaacacaaatacacacacacacacacacacacacacacacacacacacacacacacacacacacacacacacacacacacacacacacacacacacacacacacacacacacacacacacacacacacacacaaacatacaaacaaacaaacaaacacaaatacacacacacacacacacacacacacactcacgcacaccacacacacacacacacacacacacaccacacacacacacacacacacacacacacacacacacacacacacacacatacacacacacacaccccacacacacacacacacacacacaacatacacacacactgacacacacacacacacacacacacacacacacatgaaatacacatacaaaaacacacacacacacacacacacacacacacacacacacacacacacacacacacacacaacacaaaccccaaacacatacaacacacgtaCTGGAATTAGCACAACTTTAATACTGAGATATTGCTTAGATCTAACTAAAAAGATTGAAATGCCGAAAATGTCTAGGTTTAAGATACCGGAAGATCTACGCCAATAAGAAGGGAAGCGCTCGCTATTACCGCCAGACGTCGCTCCCCTTCCTGCCCTCCTGCAGCCACATGGAACAAGGAGCCGATGACAGAGGCTGCGTGAGGTGCACTGACTACAAGGAGGCAAGTAAAAACTGCGATGCACGTTTCCGAAGGTATTTGGGTCCTATGCTGCAGTCAGATTAGTGGAGGCAATTCCAAGACCTAAGAAGCGGTCCTCGGGGAGGCTAATTGGCTCTGTAGCTCGTCGCTGGAAGAAGAGTAGCGTAATTAAACGTCTACATACACGCAAGCAGCATCACTTGTTAAAGAGTTTGACTATGAGATTCTATAGGCGCCGGATCATGCCCAAGCCCTCGGTCTTGTTTAACCCTTGGCATGTGACTCGTACGAGGACATCAGACTCTGTATGAGTCCTGAGGCGGATAGGACTGACAAGAGTTATGGACGTCGCCTTGACATCTGCGTCAAGGGGGGGAAATCCGAAGCCCAAAGAAAGGCAATCTCACAAATGATTTAaatgcccctttttttcaaattttatttatttaaaattatatatttttttttttttttcttttttttttaagtgccctgcccACAAGGACGTTGACGACAGGGATTTCCCaatgatttttttgggcaatttagagtggttttgggggtttttttggcccattccttttttccccggggcccgggggggaaaagggggaaaaaaaacggaaagagagagagaagagaaagagagagagagagaagagaaggagagaagagagagagagagagaaaaagagagaagagaaagagagaagagagagagagaggggtgagagaggggatgtttggagagagagaagagggagatagagagagagaaaagaggagagaagaacagacagaagaagaagaagagaggaaaagagagagaggagaagaaaagaaaagagaagaaggaagagagagagagaggaagaggggagaggaagagagagaaaagagagagagaagagagagagagaagagagagagagagaaagagagatgaaagataaggggagatagagagaggggaggagagagagagagagatggggagaggagagagagagagaggagagtgatggtagagagagagagaggagagagagagagaaagagagaccagggagaagagagagagagagaggaagagagagcgagatctaTCTTCCCGTCCTCGCTTCCCTCTCGTTTTCCCATCGTCTTCCGTAAACATCTTTCGAGCATCTCCTCCTCCCAACCgcctgtgtctctgtttctggtTCTTCCCTCTCCGCTTCCACACCTCACTCGCTGTCTCCACATCCACCTCCAGCTCCACTATCCCACCACCCCAATCCACAGCGTGACAATAAACCATCCCCCACCTACGCCTattttttcgcacacacacacaacatacgaacaagcaaaaaacaccaaatacaccacacacacaccacacaccacaccacacacacacacacacacccacacacacacacacacacacacacacacaccacacacacacacacacccccacacacaaacaacaacccacaccacacacacacacacaaccccacaccacacacacaccccacacaccacacacaccacacacacacacacacaacacaaaccccacccaaaaaccccacacaccacacacaacacacacacacccccacacacccacacacaccccacaccacaccacacacacctgacatcacaacacaaacatacacacacacacacacacacaacacacacacacacacacacaacacccacacacgcccaccacaaagcaacaaacaaacaaacacaaacaccccaccaaccacacacacacacacacaaaacacaacacacacacacacacacacacccaaaaaaacacaacacaacacacaacacatacaaacacacgtactgAGAATTAAGCACAACTTCAATACTGAGATATTGCCTTAGATCTAACTAAATAAGATTGAAATGCCGAATATGTCTAGGGTTTAAGATACCCGGAAGATCTACGCCAATAAAGAAAGGGAAGCTGCTCGCCATTACCGCCAGACCGTCGTCGGTTCCGCCCTTTCCTGCCCTCCTGCAGCCACATGGAACAAGGAGCCGATGACAGAGGCTGCCGTGAGGGTGCACTCGACCTACAAGGAGGCAAGTAAAAACTCGCGCATGCACGTTTTCCTGAAGCGTATTGGCTTCCCTATGCTGCAGTCAGATTAGTTGGAGGCAATTTCCAAGACCTAAGA
Protein-coding sequences here:
- the LOC119583216 gene encoding uncharacterized protein LOC119583216 — translated: MLMMTGIKFMCAHYFRTKERIPHAELKCRKCLGLRYRKIYANKKGSARYYRQTSLPFLPSCSHMEQGADDRGCVRCTDYKEVFGSYAAVRLVEAIPRPKKRSSGRLIGSVARRWKKSSVIKRLHTRKQHHLLKSLTMRFYRRRIMPKPSVLFNPWHVTRTRTSDSIYANKEREAARHYRQTVVGSALSCPPAATWNKEPMTEAAVRVHSTYKEGAGSCPKALGLCLNPLAMLISYEGHQTLYEFLRSDRTDKELMDVAIDICVKVREIHQKGIIHNDLKLDNLMVDEGRKVHVIDFNNAVENGKPFCNTGQPHALPWLAPELFHIIPVSPV